Proteins from a genomic interval of Pseudomonas anuradhapurensis:
- a CDS encoding pilus assembly protein PilZ — translation MLISRLLTGAGLTLAGWLAAQCVLQLSRQPQPAIAPGMADTPLPGLMVGHWQLPVDDGAIALTRLPLHYLGGLKAQPLAASVVVLRYGEQVRTLARGQRLAPGIVLQDIDSDGLIFNNQGRRERLPWPPRPVVTGFKRQG, via the coding sequence ATGCTCATCTCGCGCCTGCTCACTGGCGCTGGCCTGACCCTGGCCGGCTGGCTGGCCGCCCAGTGCGTGCTGCAACTGAGCCGCCAGCCGCAACCAGCGATTGCACCCGGCATGGCCGACACGCCGCTTCCCGGGTTGATGGTCGGCCACTGGCAGCTGCCCGTCGATGACGGCGCCATTGCCCTTACCCGCCTGCCGCTGCACTACCTCGGCGGCCTCAAGGCCCAGCCGTTGGCTGCCAGCGTGGTAGTGCTGCGCTATGGCGAGCAGGTGCGCACCCTGGCCCGTGGCCAGCGCCTGGCACCCGGGATCGTGCTGCAGGACATCGACAGCGATGGCCTGATTTTCAACAACCAGGGGCGGCGTGAACGCTTGCCCTGGCCGCCACGCCCCGTCGTGACCGGCTTCAAGCGGCAAGGATGA